A single Pseudomonas sp. HN11 DNA region contains:
- a CDS encoding deoxyguanosinetriphosphate triphosphohydrolase, which yields MDWPTLLTRERLGKPLHSPEELGRSPFHKDHDRIIFSGAFRRLGRKTQVHPVSSNDHIHTRLTHSLEVSCVGRSLGMRVGETLRSALPDWCDPSDLGMVVQSACLAHDIGNPPFGHSGEDAIRHWFQQAAGRGWLDDMSSAERNDFLNFEGNAQGFRVLTQLEYHQFDGGTRLTYATLGTYLKYPWTARHADSLGYKKHKFGCYQSELPILEQIAHKLGLPQLEEQRWARHPLVYLMEAADDICYALIDLEDGLEMELLEYAEVESLLLNLVGDDLPQTYRQLGAQDSRRRKLAILRGKAIEHLTNAAASAFVEQQDALLAGTLPGDLVEHMHGPAKRCVLDAKDMARKKIFQDKRKTLHEIGAYTTLEILLNAFCGAALEQHGGRTPSFKNRRILDLLGNNAPNPQWPLHASFLRMIDFIAGMTDSYATEMAREMTGRSSPQ from the coding sequence GGCGCAGCCCGTTTCACAAAGACCACGACCGTATTATCTTCTCTGGCGCCTTTCGTCGCCTTGGCCGCAAGACCCAAGTGCACCCGGTCTCCAGCAACGACCACATCCATACACGCCTGACGCACTCCCTGGAAGTGAGCTGCGTGGGCCGCTCCCTCGGCATGCGCGTCGGCGAAACCCTGCGCAGCGCCCTCCCCGACTGGTGCGACCCGAGCGACCTGGGCATGGTGGTGCAATCGGCCTGCCTGGCCCACGACATCGGCAACCCGCCGTTCGGGCACTCCGGCGAAGACGCCATCCGCCACTGGTTCCAACAGGCTGCGGGGCGCGGCTGGCTGGACGACATGAGCAGCGCCGAGCGCAATGACTTCCTCAACTTCGAAGGCAACGCTCAAGGCTTCCGCGTACTGACCCAACTGGAATACCACCAATTCGACGGCGGTACGCGCCTGACCTACGCGACCCTGGGCACTTACCTGAAATACCCGTGGACCGCCCGCCATGCCGATTCCCTGGGCTACAAGAAACACAAGTTCGGCTGCTACCAGAGCGAACTGCCGATCCTCGAACAGATCGCCCACAAGCTAGGCCTGCCGCAACTCGAAGAACAACGCTGGGCCCGGCACCCGTTGGTGTACCTGATGGAAGCGGCGGACGACATCTGCTACGCGCTGATCGACCTGGAAGACGGCCTGGAAATGGAGTTGCTGGAATACGCCGAAGTCGAGTCACTGCTGCTCAATCTTGTGGGCGACGACCTGCCACAGACCTATCGTCAACTCGGCGCGCAGGACTCCCGCCGACGCAAACTGGCGATCCTGCGGGGCAAGGCCATCGAGCATTTGACTAACGCTGCGGCGAGCGCCTTCGTCGAACAGCAGGATGCCTTGCTTGCCGGCACCCTGCCCGGCGACCTGGTGGAACACATGCACGGCCCGGCCAAACGCTGCGTACTGGACGCCAAGGACATGGCACGCAAGAAGATCTTCCAGGATAAACGCAAGACACTGCATGAAATTGGTGCCTATACCACACTGGAAATTCTCTTGAACGCCTTTTGCGGCGCAGCGCTGGAGCAGCATGGTGGGCGCACGCCGTCATTCAAGAACCGGCGCATTCTCGACCTGCTGGGCAACAATGCCCCCAATCCTCAGTGGCCGCTGCACGCTTCATTCCTGCGCATGATCGATTTTATCGCTGGAATGACCGACAGCTATGCCACTGAAATGGCGCGGGAAATGACGGGGCGTTCCAGCCCTCAATAG